The following proteins are encoded in a genomic region of Methanoculleus bourgensis MS2:
- a CDS encoding winged helix-turn-helix transcriptional regulator, whose product MARWSRVFSFLLVAVTLAALLLPGTATARYVVEPVTEEYTGEWHDLEEITFWDLPPRVMTLYFLLTVLPGLPYMGELFYALSLLLPLGFRRVMRHNVLDDDFRRDLYRQITTNPGAGTTELRDLTGASRGRLRYHLDVLIREGKVAAVDYRNRARHFARNQRYTALEKRIIANLRDETPGAILAHLLRSPGATRNEIAEDLGLSGPTVSQHMQQFEAEGIVTADREERPFRYRLSAGARGFLNEHRDHPRPVGRSSTEGYPGARGHEVPSG is encoded by the coding sequence ATGGCGCGGTGGAGCCGGGTATTCTCCTTTCTTCTCGTTGCCGTGACCCTTGCGGCCCTCCTGCTCCCGGGCACGGCAACGGCCCGCTACGTGGTCGAGCCGGTGACGGAGGAGTACACCGGCGAGTGGCACGACCTCGAGGAGATCACGTTCTGGGATCTCCCGCCCCGGGTGATGACCCTCTACTTCCTGCTCACGGTCCTGCCCGGGCTCCCCTATATGGGGGAACTCTTCTACGCGCTCAGCCTCCTCCTGCCGCTCGGGTTCCGGCGGGTGATGCGCCACAACGTCCTCGACGACGACTTCAGGCGCGACCTTTACCGGCAGATCACCACCAATCCGGGCGCCGGGACCACAGAACTCCGGGATCTGACAGGTGCATCGCGAGGGCGGCTCCGCTACCACCTTGACGTGCTCATCCGGGAAGGCAAGGTGGCCGCCGTGGACTACCGGAACCGCGCCAGGCACTTTGCACGAAACCAGCGGTATACCGCCCTCGAGAAGCGCATCATCGCCAACCTCCGGGACGAGACCCCGGGGGCGATACTTGCACACCTTCTCAGGTCGCCGGGCGCAACCCGAAACGAGATCGCAGAAGACCTCGGGCTCTCCGGCCCGACGGTTTCTCAGCACATGCAGCAGTTCGAGGCCGAAGGAATCGTCACCGCCGATCGGGAGGAGAGACCCTTCCGCTACAGGCTCTCCGCCGGTGCCCGGGGTTTCCTCAACGAGCACCGGGACCACCCCCGCCCCGTCGGGCGCTCCAGCACGGAGGGTTATCCCGGCGCACGGGGCCACGAGGTCCCGTCAGGTTAG
- a CDS encoding pre-peptidase C-terminal domain-containing protein produces the protein MRLCRIATGIMTSAVLLVPTVAAQETGEHNYIVTPARETITEDNPPFIPMIAGSIARGETDWYSTNVAAGTTELIIDLNRGDASNSLRMTVYAPGAAIGPYSDAYDAVNGRIYLRIKDSVGLHPGTWRFEIYGDRVIGTPDYTILTS, from the coding sequence ATGAGACTCTGCAGAATCGCAACAGGTATTATGACCTCCGCGGTGCTGCTGGTCCCGACAGTAGCGGCGCAGGAGACCGGAGAACACAACTACATCGTAACCCCGGCCCGGGAGACGATAACTGAAGATAACCCACCATTTATTCCGATGATCGCCGGCAGCATCGCACGGGGCGAGACGGACTGGTACTCGACCAATGTTGCCGCAGGCACAACGGAACTCATCATCGACCTGAACCGGGGCGACGCGTCTAACTCGCTTCGGATGACGGTGTACGCGCCGGGCGCCGCGATCGGGCCATACTCTGACGCATACGACGCCGTGAACGGAAGGATCTACCTGCGCATAAAGGACTCTGTCGGCCTGCACCCCGGGACATGGCGGTTCGAGATCTACGGGGACAGGGTGATCGGCACCCCGGATTACACAATACTAACGTCCTAA
- a CDS encoding ABC transporter permease subunit: MIGDNPSPTRSNRSTGSGLLMVARKEFTDHLTSRTFLLFAVLLLVVCIIPFQQGLAGYHAKAQAYAEGPIITPWGVEEFGSVPPAAADVYSGLPRAAFSTTGAILAIAMGFDLVSREWQTGSLKLLLVRPVFRDQIITGKALGGLFALTTLVFAGLAVSLGVLLVEGIVPDSDALISILLFALATVAFLAFYFSLALTISTVVPRTGKAFLYALVAFFVFTALVPTVGVVAKDVVVGAHPLPGASPAEREDYQARLELVESVATFFSPQWNYELVATSALEPRLAAYGFIGGSAAYLPYDVTAHPADAFARFWQNVLVLFMAPLVLYGIAFLAFQRMDVR; the protein is encoded by the coding sequence ATGATCGGCGACAATCCATCCCCGACCCGGAGCAACCGGTCGACCGGCAGCGGTCTGCTGATGGTGGCACGCAAGGAGTTCACCGACCACCTGACGAGCCGGACGTTTCTTCTCTTTGCGGTCCTGCTCCTCGTGGTCTGCATCATCCCGTTCCAGCAGGGTCTTGCCGGCTACCACGCGAAGGCTCAGGCGTACGCCGAGGGTCCCATCATCACCCCGTGGGGTGTCGAGGAATTTGGCTCCGTCCCGCCTGCTGCCGCGGACGTCTACTCCGGCCTCCCGCGGGCGGCGTTCTCGACCACAGGGGCGATCCTGGCGATCGCCATGGGGTTCGACCTCGTCTCGCGGGAGTGGCAGACCGGCTCGCTCAAGTTGCTCCTCGTCCGGCCGGTCTTCCGGGACCAGATCATCACCGGCAAGGCGCTGGGGGGCCTTTTTGCCCTGACGACGCTCGTCTTTGCCGGGCTTGCCGTCTCGCTGGGGGTCCTCCTCGTTGAGGGGATCGTGCCCGACTCGGACGCCCTGATCTCGATCCTGCTCTTTGCGCTCGCAACGGTTGCGTTCCTGGCGTTCTACTTCAGCCTCGCCCTGACGATCTCGACGGTGGTGCCCCGGACCGGGAAGGCTTTCTTATACGCGTTGGTCGCGTTCTTCGTCTTTACCGCCCTTGTCCCGACAGTGGGAGTAGTTGCAAAGGACGTCGTTGTCGGGGCTCACCCACTCCCGGGTGCGAGCCCCGCCGAACGAGAAGACTACCAGGCCCGGCTCGAACTGGTAGAGAGCGTCGCGACGTTTTTTTCGCCGCAGTGGAACTACGAACTGGTTGCAACGAGCGCTCTTGAACCGCGGCTCGCCGCTTACGGGTTCATCGGGGGCTCCGCAGCATATCTTCCCTACGACGTGACGGCACACCCGGCGGATGCTTTCGCGCGGTTCTGGCAGAACGTGCTGGTCCTCTTCATGGCGCCGCTCGTGCTCTATGGTATCGCTTTCCTCGCGTTCCAGAGGATGGATGTCCGGTGA
- a CDS encoding ABC transporter permease, which translates to MSGDVPMTIDLSRVAIIARKEFADHLTDRTFLLMLVLFGILTVLALEQGLAGYTRAMEWYVTVLERTAHSVSSEASLLTSSPNLPSVLWIFLSVGNTLLIFGPVLAIAVGFDLISGERSTRSLRTLLSRPVYRDEVITGKAVGGTAVLVLASVVPYLLALGAVLVAGLTITPYDAMIVALCWGAGVLYLLAYFGVAVAFSAFSEDGGRALAWAMAIFILFSTIVPAVAEDTARSAAGPIPEWPPDDAPPDEIQRYLEERSSYYATYNGVRNTILTLSPNGNYETLIQMLADLHHGGDTAGGAVAELPGLDEVLGRFWQNIVGLIAFPTIFLAVAYVRFMRIDLR; encoded by the coding sequence ATGTCCGGTGATGTGCCGATGACGATCGACCTCTCCCGTGTGGCGATTATCGCACGTAAGGAGTTCGCCGACCACCTCACCGACCGGACGTTCCTCCTGATGCTTGTGCTCTTCGGCATCCTGACGGTCCTTGCCCTGGAGCAAGGTCTTGCCGGTTACACGAGAGCGATGGAGTGGTATGTGACCGTTCTGGAGAGAACAGCGCATTCTGTTTCATCAGAAGCATCGCTGCTCACGTCCTCCCCCAACCTCCCGTCAGTGCTGTGGATCTTCCTGAGCGTGGGGAATACACTCCTCATCTTCGGGCCGGTTCTCGCGATTGCCGTGGGGTTCGACCTCATCTCCGGCGAACGTTCGACCCGGTCGCTCCGGACGCTCCTCTCCCGACCGGTCTATCGTGATGAGGTCATCACCGGCAAGGCCGTGGGCGGCACCGCCGTGCTGGTGCTCGCATCCGTCGTGCCGTACCTCCTGGCGCTGGGTGCGGTGCTCGTCGCCGGGCTCACTATTACGCCGTACGATGCGATGATCGTAGCGCTCTGCTGGGGTGCCGGAGTCCTCTACCTGCTTGCATACTTCGGCGTCGCCGTTGCGTTCTCCGCATTCAGCGAAGACGGCGGTCGGGCGCTTGCCTGGGCGATGGCGATCTTCATCCTCTTCTCGACGATTGTGCCGGCCGTTGCAGAGGATACGGCAAGATCCGCCGCCGGCCCCATCCCCGAATGGCCGCCGGATGACGCCCCGCCGGACGAGATACAGCGATACCTGGAGGAGCGGAGCAGTTACTACGCGACGTACAACGGTGTCAGAAACACAATCCTGACGCTCAGCCCCAACGGCAACTATGAGACGCTGATACAGATGCTGGCCGATCTCCATCACGGCGGGGACACGGCGGGGGGAGCCGTTGCGGAACTACCCGGTCTTGATGAAGTGCTGGGCCGGTTCTGGCAGAATATCGTCGGCCTCATCGCATTCCCAACGATCTTCCTCGCCGTCGCCTATGTGCGGTTTATGCGGATCGACCTGCGGTAG
- a CDS encoding M20/M25/M40 family metallo-hydrolase — translation MNPKRIFGICVLFVALLPLPACAGDAGTLAGTIGVLTDYQRVPGLDDGAAADYIAGRLEEYGYTVHEEPFFVETDAGPATTRNVVGIKDGSASGIVIVCAHYDAYGPDCPGADDNAAGVAVMLEVARALRSEPLDRSVCFIAFSGEEVGLQGSADWLDRHADLAGDIIAAVNLDCVARGDELRVETLPQYHWILDTVPESPAINHLIGSSLGGDHWRFWEHHIPAALITDNSGYTLRHTRNDTPETLNLSLAASCTEAVTGMVRTLAAADDTTPPAVEGSVEEDGTIRYTVSEPAVTHLIIDGTDFGVLASGQVILPPGPHTVRVIAYDAAGNRGVLDQEADVPGTGRDTPGSDHQPGGISIPWKRTEEDREKYGMQQYGIPFVSLSYDGPGEEEIRTRADGYVDGIRISGLEGGHTIIHAPGLHRYEVAAVAGGDVVGHDETTYLVRRLYDDPMRYYIQNSAVREAQAPEDPLPLVPVACTVAASLLAVGYLISRRR, via the coding sequence ATGAATCCGAAACGTATCTTCGGCATCTGTGTCCTGTTCGTGGCGCTGCTACCCCTGCCCGCCTGTGCTGGTGATGCAGGTACCCTTGCCGGGACCATCGGGGTGCTCACCGACTACCAGCGGGTTCCCGGGCTGGACGACGGGGCGGCCGCAGACTACATCGCCGGCAGGCTGGAGGAGTATGGGTATACCGTGCATGAAGAGCCTTTTTTCGTCGAAACGGACGCGGGACCGGCCACGACCCGGAACGTCGTCGGTATTAAGGATGGCTCCGCTTCGGGGATTGTCATCGTATGCGCACACTACGACGCCTACGGTCCCGACTGTCCGGGAGCGGACGACAACGCCGCCGGGGTTGCCGTGATGCTTGAGGTCGCACGGGCGCTCCGGTCGGAGCCTCTGGACCGGTCGGTCTGCTTCATCGCCTTCTCCGGCGAGGAGGTCGGGCTGCAGGGGAGCGCCGACTGGCTGGACCGCCACGCGGACCTTGCCGGGGATATCATCGCGGCCGTCAACCTCGACTGCGTTGCACGCGGCGACGAACTCCGCGTTGAGACCCTCCCCCAGTACCACTGGATACTGGACACCGTCCCTGAATCTCCGGCGATCAACCATCTGATTGGATCGAGTCTCGGGGGCGACCACTGGCGCTTCTGGGAGCACCATATCCCCGCCGCCCTGATAACCGACAACAGCGGCTACACCCTGCGGCATACCCGGAACGATACCCCCGAGACCCTGAACCTCTCCCTGGCGGCGTCCTGCACCGAAGCGGTGACCGGCATGGTCCGGACCCTTGCCGCCGCAGACGACACGACACCCCCGGCAGTGGAAGGGTCGGTCGAGGAGGACGGGACGATCCGGTACACCGTCTCCGAACCCGCGGTTACGCATCTCATCATCGATGGGACCGACTTTGGCGTCCTCGCATCAGGGCAGGTCATCCTCCCGCCGGGCCCGCATACCGTCCGGGTCATCGCCTACGATGCGGCCGGGAACCGGGGCGTCCTGGACCAGGAGGCCGACGTGCCCGGTACCGGCCGCGACACCCCCGGGTCCGACCATCAACCAGGGGGCATCAGCATCCCCTGGAAGCGGACGGAAGAAGACCGCGAGAAGTATGGTATGCAGCAGTACGGCATCCCGTTTGTCTCCCTCTCCTACGACGGCCCGGGAGAGGAGGAGATCAGGACCCGAGCCGACGGTTACGTGGACGGCATCCGGATCTCCGGGCTTGAGGGGGGCCATACCATTATCCATGCCCCGGGGCTCCACCGCTACGAGGTGGCGGCGGTCGCTGGCGGGGATGTCGTAGGGCATGACGAGACGACGTATCTCGTCAGACGATTGTATGACGACCCTATGCGTTACTACATCCAGAACAGCGCTGTGCGGGAGGCACAAGCCCCCGAGGACCCGCTCCCCCTGGTCCCGGTCGCATGCACGGTCGCCGCCTCGCTCCTTGCCGTCGGGTACCTCATCTCGCGGAGGCGGTAG
- a CDS encoding ABC transporter permease subunit has protein sequence MAAEQVFTVAGKEFTDHLTSRKFLVILALLLMFALLGMHQGIDQYNKNLESYNQQLQEAGDSAGPGMMPERPSILSVFGYLVSSLIPFGGMLAIATGFDLISKEKESRSLKTLLSHPVYRDEVINGKALGGVAALGVALVTAFALTLAVLLVCSIVPTAGEVVAIGVIGFASLLYLLAFFALALALSVVTKESGHAVIYGLALFFAIAFLLPTFGTVLGDVVAGDPPQRPEMPVTVDGRPVDEAVWMAYEEECRQHTGEMEEYRGRRQVVTDTVNLFSPIVSYHAVVWPVADPSGMPPEDAAGQIWRGVAALVVFSSVFFAVAYGKFMRMDIR, from the coding sequence ATGGCAGCAGAACAAGTCTTCACCGTGGCCGGGAAGGAGTTCACCGACCACCTCACCAGCCGGAAATTCCTGGTGATCCTTGCGTTGCTCCTGATGTTTGCCCTGCTCGGCATGCACCAGGGGATCGACCAGTACAACAAGAACCTCGAGTCGTATAACCAGCAGTTACAGGAAGCGGGAGATTCCGCAGGACCCGGCATGATGCCTGAGCGGCCGTCGATCCTCTCCGTCTTCGGGTATCTGGTCAGCTCCCTGATACCGTTCGGAGGAATGCTCGCGATCGCGACCGGGTTTGACCTGATATCAAAGGAGAAGGAGTCCCGGTCGCTCAAAACCCTCCTCTCGCATCCGGTCTACCGGGACGAGGTCATCAACGGCAAGGCGCTCGGCGGGGTTGCGGCTCTCGGGGTTGCCCTCGTCACCGCGTTCGCTCTCACTCTTGCCGTGCTCCTCGTCTGCTCGATCGTGCCGACGGCGGGCGAGGTTGTCGCGATCGGGGTCATCGGGTTTGCCTCGCTCCTCTATCTGCTGGCGTTCTTTGCCCTTGCTCTCGCCCTCTCGGTCGTCACAAAGGAGAGCGGGCATGCGGTGATCTACGGCCTGGCGCTCTTCTTCGCTATCGCCTTCCTGCTGCCGACCTTCGGGACCGTTCTCGGGGACGTGGTCGCTGGCGACCCGCCGCAGAGACCAGAGATGCCGGTGACCGTGGACGGGCGTCCAGTTGATGAAGCGGTATGGATGGCCTACGAGGAGGAGTGCAGGCAGCATACCGGGGAAATGGAGGAATACCGGGGCAGACGACAGGTGGTCACTGATACGGTCAACCTCTTCTCCCCAATAGTGAGTTATCATGCGGTGGTCTGGCCGGTCGCCGATCCTTCGGGTATGCCGCCGGAAGATGCCGCGGGCCAGATCTGGCGGGGTGTTGCGGCGTTGGTCGTCTTTTCGTCGGTCTTCTTTGCTGTCGCCTACGGGAAGTTTATGCGGATGGATATCCGATGA
- a CDS encoding winged helix-turn-helix transcriptional regulator, which translates to MHRAALLLIFLALLVLWSPAAAKIIVEPGPAELPTDGINVDDERFVPVWQAYSPLEFLTILLLIHCPLLAMPFEIICSAGVLAFLGYRTSRCPLDNKKRSRIYACIRDHPGITPTEIARATGINRGTTRYHLSRLREAGLVSAVNRDGRVGYFRRGYDATSKTICCHLRNNTRREILALLLDDPGITQSEIADDTGISRSAAAWHLQRLDADGLIESDRDGRAVRYALTDEALEIFVVLERGDHGRAC; encoded by the coding sequence GTGCACAGGGCAGCTCTCCTGCTCATATTCCTGGCCCTGCTCGTCCTCTGGAGCCCGGCAGCGGCGAAGATCATCGTCGAACCAGGCCCCGCCGAACTCCCTACTGATGGGATAAACGTCGACGACGAACGGTTCGTGCCGGTCTGGCAGGCCTACTCGCCGTTGGAATTCCTCACCATCCTCCTCCTCATCCACTGCCCGCTCCTCGCGATGCCCTTCGAGATCATCTGTTCAGCTGGTGTCCTCGCGTTCCTCGGCTACCGGACCTCACGCTGTCCCCTGGACAACAAGAAACGGTCCCGGATCTACGCCTGCATCCGGGACCATCCCGGGATCACGCCCACAGAGATCGCCCGTGCCACCGGGATCAACCGCGGGACGACCCGCTACCACCTCTCCCGCCTCCGGGAGGCCGGCCTCGTCAGCGCCGTAAACCGGGACGGCAGGGTGGGCTACTTTCGGCGTGGTTACGATGCAACCTCAAAGACCATCTGCTGTCACCTCAGGAACAATACCCGCCGGGAGATCCTCGCCCTGCTCCTCGACGACCCCGGCATCACGCAGTCAGAGATAGCCGACGACACCGGGATCTCCCGCTCTGCGGCTGCCTGGCACCTGCAGAGGCTCGATGCCGACGGGCTCATCGAGTCTGACCGCGACGGCCGGGCGGTGCGCTACGCGCTCACGGATGAGGCACTCGAGATCTTTGTGGTCCTGGAGCGGGGAGATCACGGCCGGGCGTGCTGA
- a CDS encoding type II toxin-antitoxin system HicA family toxin: protein MRQFRSTLKSMNLLNQMSYESLWGFRGLKLRPVKAEAVIKVLEGSGFSFARQKGSHVILQHPDGRSIVIPDHQGEELGRGVLRAIIRQAGLTREEFLTKLLR from the coding sequence ATGAGGCAATTTCGCTCTACCTTGAAGTCAATGAATCTCCTGAACCAGATGAGTTACGAGAGTTTGTGGGGGTTCAGAGGATTGAAATTAAGACCTGTCAAGGCTGAAGCGGTCATAAAGGTACTGGAAGGATCTGGTTTTTCTTTTGCCCGGCAGAAAGGCAGTCATGTCATTCTGCAACATCCTGATGGAAGGAGTATTGTTATCCCTGATCATCAGGGAGAAGAACTTGGTAGAGGGGTGTTGAGGGCGATCATTCGGCAGGCCGGTCTTACCCGTGAGGAATTTCTGACGAAATTATTGAGATAG
- a CDS encoding type II toxin-antitoxin system HicB family antitoxin — MKVNCLIEKDEDGYYYASIPSLPGCFTQAKTYDELIRRLDEAISLYLEVNESPEPDELREFVGVQRIEIKTCQG; from the coding sequence ATGAAAGTCAATTGCCTTATAGAGAAAGACGAGGACGGGTACTACTATGCCTCGATACCCTCACTGCCGGGATGCTTTACACAGGCAAAGACTTATGATGAGTTAATCAGGCGGCTTGATGAGGCAATTTCGCTCTACCTTGAAGTCAATGAATCTCCTGAACCAGATGAGTTACGAGAGTTTGTGGGGGTTCAGAGGATTGAAATTAAGACCTGTCAAGGCTGA
- a CDS encoding ribose 1,5-bisphosphate isomerase: MLLSETAENIKKMEIRGAGRIARAAVEALADFARNLDVSDPETFKREMQGAAGVLTATRPTAVSLPNAVRYVMRALDSFESVEAAREATLSRAAEFINHSEHAVEWIAEIGARHISDGDVLLTHCNSEAALGCILEAHRQGKEIEVYATEVRPRGQGLITIRTLNEAGIRTNYIIDSAVRYFINDVDLVIVGADAIAVNGAVVNKIGTAQIAHAANEARTNVIVAAETYKFAPRTILGEKIEIEERDPAEVLPREEAERLPFVRVRNPAFDVTPAEYIDLIITERGAIPPELAYTVIRDYLGWRIEEFR; the protein is encoded by the coding sequence ATGTTACTGAGTGAGACGGCAGAAAACATAAAGAAGATGGAGATCCGGGGAGCCGGCAGGATCGCCCGGGCGGCGGTGGAGGCGCTGGCTGATTTCGCCCGCAATCTTGACGTATCCGACCCTGAGACCTTCAAGCGCGAGATGCAGGGGGCGGCCGGAGTGCTCACCGCCACCCGCCCGACCGCCGTCTCGCTCCCGAACGCCGTCAGGTACGTGATGCGCGCCCTGGACTCGTTTGAGTCTGTGGAGGCCGCACGGGAGGCGACCTTATCGCGGGCTGCTGAGTTCATCAATCACTCGGAGCATGCGGTTGAGTGGATAGCGGAGATCGGGGCACGCCATATCTCTGACGGCGACGTCCTCCTGACCCACTGCAACTCTGAGGCGGCGCTCGGATGTATCCTTGAGGCACACCGGCAGGGGAAGGAGATCGAGGTCTACGCGACCGAGGTGCGGCCGCGGGGCCAGGGGCTCATCACGATCAGGACCTTAAACGAGGCCGGTATTCGCACAAATTATATCATCGACTCGGCGGTCCGCTACTTCATCAACGATGTCGACCTGGTCATCGTCGGTGCCGACGCGATCGCGGTGAACGGTGCGGTCGTGAACAAGATCGGGACGGCCCAGATTGCTCACGCCGCAAACGAGGCCAGAACGAACGTCATTGTTGCGGCTGAGACCTACAAGTTTGCGCCCCGGACGATCCTCGGGGAGAAGATCGAGATCGAGGAGCGGGACCCCGCCGAGGTGCTGCCCCGGGAGGAGGCTGAGCGGTTGCCGTTTGTGCGGGTCAGAAACCCGGCCTTCGACGTGACGCCGGCTGAGTACATCGACCTGATCATCACCGAGCGGGGGGCGATCCCACCGGAACTTGCGTATACGGTCATCAGGGACTACCTGGGATGGAGGATCGAGGAGTTTCGGTGA
- a CDS encoding HAD family hydrolase: protein MSVAVVFDSAGTLLRTYRVARDLVQGEMLTEVETTTLTFAAEGRILVLLHLHSRDVIDAPPGQYLSDYLQERSIGFGVSCSRRIIPADDVAEILYTDRQARICDMQACIRKVWSCCKQESIVAMNSGVILNVDLSGVEFTVTTGGRPFSGARDAISELHRMGVPAYIASGDRVTKLERMGDYLGIPRERIYGVATPSMKAQIVGELQEHYDKVVMIGDAINDLKAFQKADLAILTEQQSDSKPGILYANTDLVIRDVSEVPGIVAELLKDTTETGKSATI from the coding sequence ATGTCGGTTGCCGTTGTATTTGATAGCGCGGGCACACTTCTCAGGACCTACCGCGTAGCACGCGATCTCGTCCAGGGTGAGATGCTGACCGAGGTTGAGACAACAACCCTCACCTTCGCGGCAGAAGGCAGGATCCTCGTCCTCCTCCACCTCCATTCCCGGGACGTCATCGATGCGCCGCCCGGCCAGTACCTCTCTGACTACCTCCAGGAACGGTCGATTGGGTTTGGGGTCTCCTGCTCCCGGCGGATCATCCCCGCTGATGATGTCGCAGAGATCCTCTACACCGACCGGCAGGCCCGCATCTGTGATATGCAGGCCTGCATCAGGAAGGTCTGGAGTTGCTGCAAGCAAGAATCGATCGTCGCCATGAACAGCGGCGTCATCCTGAATGTGGACCTCTCCGGTGTCGAGTTCACGGTGACGACCGGGGGGAGACCGTTTAGCGGCGCACGGGATGCCATCAGCGAGCTGCACAGGATGGGCGTCCCCGCATATATAGCATCGGGGGACCGCGTCACGAAACTCGAGCGGATGGGCGACTACCTCGGTATCCCCCGGGAACGCATCTACGGCGTCGCCACCCCCTCGATGAAGGCCCAGATCGTGGGAGAGCTCCAGGAGCACTATGATAAAGTTGTTATGATAGGGGATGCTATCAACGACCTGAAGGCCTTCCAGAAGGCGGATCTGGCAATACTCACTGAACAGCAGTCAGACTCGAAACCTGGTATCCTCTACGCAAACACCGATCTCGTGATCCGGGATGTTAGCGAGGTGCCCGGTATCGTGGCGGAACTCCTCAAGGATACCACGGAGACCGGGAAAAGTGCAACAATATAA
- the atwA gene encoding methyl coenzyme M reductase system, component A2, producing MTPLITVKNLCMEFNGTIVLNDINFEIAEGETVGIIGRSGAGKTVLMHLMRGVDQPPSRGSIIYHIAACDACDHVGVPSEAGKPCPSCGAELKPVDVDFWTEESAPMKRRIMRRTAIMFQRTFALYGDDRVIENVLRALDDIGYPGEKAIGRAADLIDQVRLSHRMMHIARDLSGGEKQRVVLARQLAKDPFMLFADEPTGTLDPETATLVHRMLTESARINDMAMVVTSHFSNVIEDVADRAILLEDGEILAIGAPDEVIGRFMQDYSDTAQYEAGEVGEKIVVARDVVKRYLSVDRGVVRAVNGVSFDVNEQEIFGIIGKSGAGKTTLSRIISGILEPTSGEMNVRIGDNWVDMTKPGIEHRGRAKGYIGLLHQEYDLYPHRTVLDNLTDAIGLEFPKELAMRKAIITLGMAGFTPEKSREILGRYPDQLSEGEKHRVALAQVLIREPLLVVLDEPTGTMDPITKIDVKHSILHAREEMDETFIVVSHDMDFVRDICDRVALMRGGKIIKMGPTEEVLAHLTEDERKVMGAGAP from the coding sequence ATGACCCCACTCATTACGGTTAAGAACCTCTGCATGGAGTTCAATGGAACCATTGTACTCAACGATATAAATTTCGAGATAGCAGAGGGCGAAACAGTCGGCATTATCGGGAGAAGCGGGGCCGGCAAGACCGTTCTTATGCACCTTATGCGGGGCGTGGACCAGCCCCCGTCGAGAGGTTCGATCATCTATCATATCGCCGCCTGTGATGCCTGCGACCACGTTGGTGTCCCGAGCGAGGCCGGGAAACCGTGCCCTTCCTGCGGCGCGGAACTCAAACCGGTGGATGTCGATTTCTGGACGGAGGAGAGCGCACCGATGAAACGGCGGATCATGCGGCGGACCGCCATCATGTTCCAGCGGACGTTCGCCCTCTACGGCGACGACCGGGTGATCGAGAACGTCTTGCGGGCGCTCGACGATATCGGGTACCCGGGCGAGAAGGCAATCGGCAGGGCCGCCGACCTCATCGACCAGGTCAGGCTCTCCCACCGGATGATGCACATCGCCCGTGACCTCTCCGGCGGCGAGAAGCAGCGGGTGGTGCTCGCCCGGCAGCTCGCCAAGGACCCGTTCATGCTCTTTGCGGACGAACCGACCGGCACCCTCGACCCCGAGACCGCAACGCTCGTCCACCGGATGCTCACCGAGAGCGCACGGATAAACGACATGGCGATGGTGGTCACGTCGCACTTCTCAAACGTCATCGAGGACGTCGCCGACCGTGCTATCCTCCTCGAAGACGGGGAAATCCTGGCTATCGGGGCGCCGGACGAGGTTATCGGCCGGTTCATGCAGGACTACAGCGACACCGCGCAGTACGAGGCGGGGGAGGTCGGCGAGAAGATCGTGGTCGCCCGGGACGTGGTCAAGCGTTACCTCTCGGTCGACCGGGGCGTGGTCAGGGCCGTCAACGGCGTCTCTTTCGATGTCAACGAGCAGGAGATCTTCGGGATCATCGGCAAGAGCGGGGCCGGGAAGACGACGCTCTCCCGGATCATATCAGGGATTCTTGAGCCCACCAGCGGCGAGATGAACGTCAGGATAGGGGACAACTGGGTCGATATGACAAAGCCCGGCATCGAGCACCGGGGGCGGGCGAAGGGCTACATCGGTCTTCTCCACCAGGAGTACGACCTCTACCCGCACAGGACGGTTCTTGATAACCTCACCGACGCCATCGGCTTAGAGTTCCCGAAGGAACTTGCGATGCGAAAGGCGATCATCACCCTCGGGATGGCCGGGTTTACGCCCGAGAAGAGCCGCGAGATCCTGGGCCGTTACCCTGACCAGCTCTCCGAGGGCGAGAAACACCGGGTGGCGCTTGCCCAGGTCCTTATCCGCGAGCCCCTGCTTGTGGTTCTTGACGAGCCGACCGGCACGATGGACCCCATCACGAAGATCGACGTGAAACACTCGATCCTCCACGCCCGCGAGGAGATGGACGAGACGTTCATCGTGGTCTCGCACGACATGGATTTTGTCAGGGATATCTGCGACCGGGTGGCCCTCATGCGGGGAGGAAAGATCATCAAGATGGGGCCGACCGAGGAAGTGCTTGCCCACCTCACCGAGGACGAACGGAAGGTGATGGGGGCGGGTGCCCCCTGA